The Lycium barbarum isolate Lr01 chromosome 9, ASM1917538v2, whole genome shotgun sequence genome has a segment encoding these proteins:
- the LOC132608789 gene encoding transcription factor MYC2-like: protein MENIFSTSSTTSQPNTLQKLLQYIIHSRQEWWIYSIFWKASKDVNNRLIFSWGDGHFRGTKDTASAKIGHRQYHQHQKKFGFDVIDDTSNDNVTDSEWFYMLSMTQCFVAEDGLVVRAYTSASSHVWLANYYELQLYNCERAKEADLHGIRTIVCIATPGGVVELGSSDVIQENWEFVQLIRSLFGSNNNVSTTSHPPINQVTSGDHQKVGKRGSPWQEADVIKQEMVIGNLISDSGNSDFESESSPINNVVNRSRKRGKKGDSSSTIITSRETTMEIHVEAERKRREKLNHRFYALRSVVPYVSKMDKASLLADAVTYINELKSKIEDLESKLIEPQKKPIIMEQHDSYSVSSVVTDRANNNKSLLPSSINGAQNGMEIEVKIIGSEAMIRVQSLDVNHPCARLMNVMKELEFQIYHASVSSVKDLMLQDIMIRVPDELSNEAALKSTIVTILSVAEN, encoded by the exons ATGGAAAATATATTTTCTACTTCATCAACTACTTCACAGCCAAACACACTTCAAAAACTCCTTCAATATATAATCCATAGTCGTCAAGAATGGTGGATTTATTCCATCTTCTGGAAAGCATCCAAAGATGTCAATAACCGTCTTATCTTTTCTTGGGGCGATGGCCATTTTCGTGGAACTAAAGACACAGCTTCCGCGAAAATAGGCCATCGCCAGTACCATCAGCATCAGAAGAAATTTGGCTTCGATGTAATTGATGATACCAGTAATGATAATGTTACAGATTCGGAGTGGTTTTATATGTTATCTATGACACAGTGTTTCGTGGCTGAGGATGGACTCGTCGTACGAGCTTATACCTCGGCCAGCTCACACGTGTGGCTGGCTAATTATTATGAATTACAGCTTTATAATTGTGAGAGAGCTAAAGAAGCTGATTTGCATGGAATTCGTACGATTGTGTGTATTGCTACTCCTGGTGGTGTTGTTGAATTGGGTTCTTCTGATGTTATTCAAGAAAATTGGGAATTTGTTCAGCTCATTAGGTCTCTATTTGGATCAAACAATAACGTGAGTACGACTTCTCATCCACCTATCAATCAAG TAACATCGGGAGATCACCAGAAGGTTGGAAAACGTGGATCACCTTGGCAAGAAGCAGATGTTATAAAGCAAGAAATGGTTATAGGAAACTTAATATCAGATTCTGGCAATTCCGATTTCGAGAGCGAGTCCTCACCTATCAACAATGTTGTCAATCGGTCACGAAAGCGGGGAAAGAAGGGCGATTCAAGCAGTACAATAATAACAAGTCGAGAAACAACGATGGAAATTCACGTGGAGGCCGAgagaaaaagaagggaaaaatTGAACCATCGATTCTACGCTCTACGAAGCGTTGTTCCGTATGTGTCCAAAATGGACAAAGCTTCATTGCTAGCAGACGCAGTTACTTATATCAATGAGCTCAAATCTAAAATCGAAGATCTAGAATCCAAATTAATCGAGCCCCAGAAAAAACCTATAATTATGGAGCAACACGATTCTTATAGTGTGTCTTCTGTTGTAACTGATCGAGCTAACAATAATAAGTCATTATTACCGAGCAGCATTAACGGGGCACAAAATGGGATGGAAATTGAGGTGAAAATTATAGGATCGGAAGCCATGATTAGGGTTCAGTCTTTGGATGTGAATCATCCGTGTGCGAGATTGATGAACGTGATGAAAGAGCTGGAGTTTCAGATTTACCATGCAAGTGTTTCCAGTGTTAAAGACTTGATGCTTCAAGATATCATGATTAGGGTTCCTGATGAGTTATCAAATGAAGCAGCCCTAAAATCCACCATAGTGACAATATTAAGTGTTGCTGAGAATTAG